Proteins encoded in a region of the Haloarcula sp. CBA1129 genome:
- the cyaB gene encoding class IV adenylate cyclase, with protein MYEVEVKVPADIEAVADRLDDLGAEQVDTVIQTDTYYDAPHRDFAETDEAFRVRRETRKGETNAKITYKGPLLEAESKSREEFETGVENGDDLDAIVQHLGFEPAATVRKNRRVYEVREYHVTLDAVDDVGEFVEVERETDGDIEPVREGAYEVLRDIGLDPNDQQRTSYLGMLLSDANE; from the coding sequence ATGTACGAAGTCGAGGTGAAAGTGCCAGCGGACATCGAGGCTGTCGCGGATCGGCTTGACGACCTCGGGGCCGAGCAGGTCGATACAGTGATACAGACGGACACGTACTACGATGCGCCCCACCGAGATTTCGCCGAGACAGACGAGGCGTTCCGGGTCCGTCGTGAAACCAGAAAAGGGGAGACGAACGCGAAGATTACCTACAAGGGGCCACTCCTCGAAGCGGAGTCGAAGAGCCGAGAAGAGTTCGAAACAGGCGTCGAGAACGGTGACGACCTCGACGCGATCGTCCAGCACCTCGGCTTCGAGCCCGCGGCGACCGTCCGGAAGAACCGCCGGGTGTACGAGGTCCGGGAGTACCATGTCACGCTCGACGCTGTCGACGATGTCGGCGAGTTCGTCGAAGTCGAACGAGAGACCGACGGTGACATCGAACCCGTGCGAGAGGGTGCCTACGAGGTGCTTCGGGATATCGGTCTGGATCCGAACGACCAGCAACGAACCTCCTATCTCGGCATGCTACTCAGCGATGCGAACGAGTAA
- a CDS encoding DUF5804 family protein, translating to MTQVCLVGSEDVNLRYELLSRETARNALATYDLQEPFENTIAVDTVSLGAAVALLNDLNWYLVRFADTAFIRDPSISETEWLSRDLAAAIRDDDVAPEDTGRFLTVYGIVEPDDTSDATDDDVPEAATEPTSEPGPGATMEADSPPELVDPMLLTRTGDTIPEYDLQEVDDTLIVRVTESEFGA from the coding sequence ATGACGCAGGTCTGTCTCGTCGGGAGCGAGGACGTGAATCTCCGGTACGAACTTCTCTCTCGCGAGACCGCACGGAACGCACTCGCAACCTACGACCTGCAGGAGCCATTCGAAAACACCATCGCCGTCGACACTGTGAGCCTCGGCGCGGCGGTGGCGCTGCTGAACGACCTGAACTGGTATCTCGTCCGCTTCGCCGACACCGCGTTCATCCGTGACCCATCGATTAGTGAGACGGAGTGGCTTTCGCGGGACCTCGCCGCGGCGATCCGGGACGACGACGTTGCTCCCGAGGATACCGGTCGGTTTCTCACGGTGTACGGCATTGTCGAACCAGACGATACCAGCGACGCTACCGACGATGACGTGCCGGAAGCGGCCACAGAACCCACATCTGAACCCGGACCGGGCGCGACGATGGAAGCTGACAGCCCACCGGAACTTGTCGACCCGATGTTGCTGACCCGGACCGGCGACACTATTCCGGAGTACGACCTTCAGGAAGTAGACGACACGCTCATCGTCAGAGTAACTGAATCGGAGTTCGGCGCCTGA
- a CDS encoding PLP-dependent cysteine synthase family protein, with protein sequence MKDSILDTIGSPLVSVRAPEGATVAAKIESFNPGGSAKDRPAKYMIDDAERNGSLEPGDTLVEPTSGNTGIGMAMVGATKGYDVVLVMPSSKSPERRQIMKGYGAEIELVEGDISDAKERADELCDRDDYVQLRQFENPANPKAHYETTGQEIREQVGDRTVDALVAGVGTGGTLTGTGRRLREAFPEMDIVAVEPADNAVLSGMEPGTGEDSFQGMGPGFVSDNLDTDLLDDVLTVELSDAEDECRRLAHEEGILVGQSSGASNLAAREVAERLVADGVEDPLVVTVYWDSGERYMSTGMFD encoded by the coding sequence ATGAAAGACTCTATTCTCGATACGATCGGGTCCCCGCTGGTGTCGGTTCGCGCGCCGGAAGGGGCGACGGTCGCAGCGAAGATCGAGTCGTTCAACCCTGGTGGGTCTGCCAAGGACCGACCGGCGAAGTACATGATCGACGACGCCGAGCGAAACGGATCGCTCGAACCGGGAGATACGCTCGTCGAACCGACGAGTGGGAACACCGGCATCGGAATGGCGATGGTCGGGGCGACGAAAGGGTACGATGTGGTACTGGTGATGCCATCCTCGAAGTCGCCCGAGCGCCGCCAGATAATGAAGGGATACGGTGCAGAGATCGAACTGGTCGAGGGCGATATTTCTGACGCGAAAGAGCGCGCGGACGAGCTGTGCGACCGTGACGACTACGTCCAGCTGCGGCAGTTCGAGAACCCAGCGAACCCGAAGGCACACTACGAGACGACGGGGCAGGAGATACGCGAACAGGTGGGCGACCGGACTGTCGACGCGCTGGTCGCGGGCGTCGGTACCGGTGGCACACTCACCGGGACCGGCCGTCGGCTGCGTGAGGCGTTCCCTGAGATGGATATTGTCGCGGTCGAACCGGCGGACAACGCCGTCCTTTCCGGGATGGAACCGGGCACTGGCGAGGACAGCTTCCAAGGGATGGGGCCGGGGTTCGTCAGCGACAATCTGGATACCGACCTGCTGGACGACGTGCTGACGGTCGAGCTCTCGGATGCGGAAGACGAGTGCCGTCGACTCGCTCACGAGGAGGGCATCCTCGTCGGCCAGTCCTCTGGCGCGTCGAACCTCGCTGCGCGCGAGGTAGCTGAGCGCCTCGTCGCGGACGGCGTCGAGGACCCGCTTGTTGTCACAGTCTACTGGGACAGCGGCGAGCGGTATATGTCGACCGGAATGTTCGACTGA
- a CDS encoding translation initiation factor eIF-1A: protein MSDDSGRRNLRMPTNDEMFAVVTEHLGGNHVRIRCEDGETRLGRIPGRMKFRTWINEDDIVLAEPWDWQDEKANIEWRYKGQDADQLRSEGHIDSLTA from the coding sequence GTGAGCGACGATTCAGGGCGGCGGAATCTCCGCATGCCTACAAACGACGAGATGTTTGCAGTGGTAACAGAACACCTTGGCGGAAACCACGTCCGCATCCGCTGTGAGGACGGCGAAACCCGTCTTGGCCGGATCCCGGGCCGGATGAAGTTCCGAACTTGGATTAACGAGGACGATATCGTTCTCGCTGAACCGTGGGACTGGCAAGACGAGAAGGCCAACATCGAATGGCGCTACAAGGGGCAGGATGCCGACCAGCTCCGTTCGGAAGGCCACATTGACTCGCTGACCGCCTAA
- a CDS encoding CopG family ribbon-helix-helix protein has translation MGVVSISMPDELEERIDTFADEHGYTGRSEVVREAVRNLMGEFEDKRLEDRELMAIVTVLFDYETTTVEEKMMHLRHDHESIVASNFHSHVGDRYCMELFVLEGQLEDISAFVGKVRATKDTLSVDYSVLPVDDINMFS, from the coding sequence ATGGGCGTTGTAAGTATCTCGATGCCGGATGAACTGGAAGAGCGAATCGACACGTTCGCCGACGAACACGGGTACACGGGTCGCAGTGAGGTTGTACGGGAAGCGGTCCGGAATCTGATGGGGGAGTTCGAGGACAAGCGACTGGAGGACCGCGAATTGATGGCCATCGTCACAGTGCTGTTCGACTACGAGACGACGACCGTCGAGGAGAAGATGATGCATCTCCGCCACGATCACGAGTCTATCGTCGCGTCGAACTTCCACAGCCACGTCGGCGACCGGTACTGCATGGAACTGTTCGTGCTGGAGGGCCAACTGGAGGACATCTCAGCGTTCGTCGGCAAAGTTCGAGCCACGAAGGACACGCTGTCGGTGGATTACTCGGTGCTGCCGGTCGACGACATCAACATGTTCTCATGA
- a CDS encoding tRNA sulfurtransferase — MHPPDADSVLVRHGELGVKSDQVRRKMEQQLADNLRAMLDARDLSGNIEQHRNRLFIHTDHPEGVTAAAADTFGVTSASAVATVEPTLSAIETALAATAREQYDGGAFAVDARRAGPAEAHPFSSTDIESDGGTAVWEAIEELGGEPAVDLDNPDFELFVECRADEAYVFCEKRPGPGGLPLGTQRPVVALVSGGIDSPVAAWKVMKRGAPVLPVYVDLGDYGGSDHRARAVSTVETLASYASGHDLSLTVIDAGDIVADLSQNLGSLRMLVLRRFMLATAEAIARDRDAVGIVTGEAIGQKSSQTSANIAVTDAAATLPVYRPNLTVDKSEITNHARTIGTFEDSTIDTGCNRVAPSHPETNASLEAVRAAEPDDLFERAEACAQDRVVVPIES; from the coding sequence ATGCATCCACCAGACGCCGATAGCGTGCTCGTCCGCCACGGCGAGCTCGGCGTCAAGAGCGACCAAGTCCGCCGGAAGATGGAGCAGCAGTTGGCTGACAACCTCCGCGCGATGCTCGACGCGCGGGACCTATCGGGAAACATCGAACAGCACCGGAACCGACTGTTCATCCACACTGACCACCCAGAGGGCGTGACCGCGGCCGCTGCCGACACGTTCGGCGTCACCTCCGCCTCGGCAGTCGCGACCGTCGAACCGACGCTGTCTGCAATCGAAACGGCACTGGCCGCGACCGCGCGAGAACAGTACGACGGCGGCGCCTTCGCTGTCGACGCTCGGCGGGCTGGGCCGGCGGAAGCACACCCCTTTTCGAGCACGGATATCGAATCCGACGGCGGGACCGCTGTCTGGGAGGCAATCGAGGAGTTGGGCGGCGAGCCCGCCGTCGACCTCGATAACCCTGATTTCGAACTGTTCGTCGAATGTCGAGCTGACGAGGCGTACGTCTTTTGTGAGAAACGCCCGGGCCCGGGCGGACTCCCGCTCGGAACCCAGCGGCCCGTCGTCGCCCTCGTCAGCGGGGGTATCGACTCGCCCGTCGCCGCTTGGAAGGTGATGAAGCGGGGTGCGCCCGTACTCCCCGTCTACGTCGACCTCGGTGACTACGGCGGCTCCGACCACCGGGCGCGAGCCGTCTCGACTGTCGAAACGCTCGCCTCGTACGCGTCTGGGCACGACTTGTCGCTTACTGTGATCGACGCCGGTGACATCGTCGCCGACCTGTCTCAGAACCTCGGGTCGCTCCGAATGCTCGTCCTCCGCCGATTCATGCTTGCAACCGCCGAGGCTATCGCGCGGGACCGGGACGCCGTCGGCATCGTCACCGGCGAAGCTATCGGGCAGAAGTCCAGCCAAACGAGCGCCAACATCGCGGTCACGGATGCCGCGGCCACGCTTCCGGTGTACCGCCCGAACCTCACCGTCGATAAGTCCGAGATAACCAATCACGCGCGAACCATCGGGACCTTCGAGGACTCGACAATCGACACCGGTTGCAACCGTGTCGCGCCATCACATCCGGAAACTAATGCCTCGCTGGAAGCAGTTCGGGCGGCCGAACCCGATGATCTGTTTGAGCGCGCCGAAGCCTGTGCCCAAGACCGCGTCGTCGTCCCCATCGAAAGCTAA
- a CDS encoding transposase has protein sequence MSPATLQDDPSVESFFNVVETETLALFEHLSFEFLEGFDVFAPAKTGRTRDHEPPELMRGFLHCYYKDIYGIRPVERELRNTVVWLSCGFDRPPSRDAVDRFLTDLEHVVNEVFDRLVEQAARRGLLDLTYCIDSTDVRAMPTDPDASKCYDPTDDEYYYGYGCTIVSTGQKIPIAAEFTESKQAPEETAMRVTRDALAVEQPIWMVGDSAYDTLDWHDHLLTAGVVPVAPYNARNTDDPKDIEYRIEDRIEEHSEGVQLKQSILDETYNRRTGVERTNESVKDCGLGRTHARGRVHARSQVFLALCLRLVVAITNYERGDNPGSTIITV, from the coding sequence ATGAGTCCAGCGACCCTGCAAGATGATCCTTCGGTAGAGTCGTTCTTCAATGTCGTGGAGACGGAAACGTTAGCGTTGTTTGAGCACCTCTCCTTCGAGTTTCTCGAAGGGTTCGACGTGTTCGCCCCGGCAAAGACGGGGCGAACACGAGACCACGAACCACCAGAGCTGATGCGTGGCTTTCTCCACTGCTACTACAAGGACATTTACGGCATTCGTCCGGTTGAGCGGGAGCTTCGGAACACGGTTGTTTGGCTGAGCTGTGGCTTCGATCGACCGCCGTCGAGAGACGCGGTCGATCGCTTTCTCACCGACCTCGAACACGTCGTCAACGAGGTCTTTGACCGACTCGTCGAGCAGGCCGCCCGACGCGGCCTGCTCGACTTGACCTACTGTATCGATTCAACCGACGTGAGGGCGATGCCCACCGATCCAGACGCGTCGAAGTGCTACGATCCAACCGACGACGAGTACTACTACGGCTACGGTTGCACGATCGTCTCGACCGGGCAAAAGATCCCGATTGCAGCCGAGTTCACCGAGAGCAAACAAGCACCGGAAGAGACGGCGATGCGCGTCACACGTGACGCGCTCGCCGTTGAGCAACCAATCTGGATGGTTGGTGACAGCGCCTACGACACGCTCGACTGGCACGACCACCTGCTGACCGCAGGGGTCGTGCCAGTCGCTCCGTACAACGCGCGAAACACTGATGACCCGAAAGACATCGAGTACAGGATCGAAGACCGCATCGAGGAACACAGTGAGGGCGTCCAGCTGAAGCAATCAATCCTAGACGAGACGTACAACCGCCGTACTGGCGTCGAACGAACCAACGAATCAGTGAAGGACTGCGGCCTCGGGCGAACGCACGCCCGAGGCCGCGTCCACGCACGATCGCAGGTGTTTCTTGCTCTGTGCCTTCGCCTCGTCGTCGCTATCACCAACTACGAACGCGGAGACAATCCGGGAAGCACGATCATCACGGTGTGA
- a CDS encoding methionine adenosyltransferase yields the protein MTERNIHVQPASGLAVEDQDIEVVERKGIGHPDSICDGIAETVSRALAQTYIDRFGTVLHYNTDETQLVAGTAAPAYGGGEVLEPIYILVVGRATKKFDGERIPAESIALQAARDYLDEQFPHLDLGSDVIVDVQFGEGSGDLQTVFGEEAAIPMANDTSYGVGHAPLTETEQIVRNTEQKLTGEYAESNPVVGQDVKVMGKREGDHIDVTVAVAMVDEHVPDLDAYKTAVSDVRAFVTDLAEEYTDRDVTVHVNTADDYDAESIYLTTTGTSAEQGDDGSVGRGNRANGLITPNRPMSMEATSGKNPVNHIGKIYNLLSTEIAQSVASEVDGIRQVQMRLLSQIGSPIDEPHVADATVVTEDGVAVGDVESDIQATIDAELADVTDVTRQVIEGNLSTF from the coding sequence ATGACCGAGCGGAACATCCACGTCCAACCTGCAAGCGGGCTTGCCGTAGAAGATCAGGACATCGAAGTCGTAGAGCGCAAGGGTATCGGCCATCCGGACTCAATCTGTGACGGTATCGCAGAGACGGTGTCACGAGCGCTGGCGCAGACGTACATCGACCGGTTCGGCACAGTCCTACACTATAACACCGACGAGACACAACTCGTCGCCGGCACTGCCGCCCCCGCGTACGGCGGCGGCGAAGTCCTCGAGCCGATCTACATTCTGGTCGTCGGTCGAGCGACGAAGAAGTTCGACGGCGAGCGTATCCCGGCCGAAAGCATCGCCCTCCAAGCCGCGCGCGACTACCTCGACGAGCAGTTCCCCCACCTCGACCTCGGCTCCGACGTCATCGTCGACGTTCAGTTCGGCGAAGGGTCAGGCGACCTCCAGACAGTGTTCGGTGAGGAAGCAGCGATTCCGATGGCAAACGACACCAGCTACGGCGTCGGTCACGCTCCGCTGACAGAAACCGAACAGATCGTCCGTAACACTGAGCAGAAACTGACCGGCGAGTACGCCGAGTCCAATCCGGTCGTCGGCCAAGACGTGAAAGTAATGGGCAAGCGCGAGGGTGACCACATCGATGTGACCGTCGCCGTTGCGATGGTGGACGAACACGTTCCGGACCTCGATGCGTACAAGACTGCTGTCTCGGACGTGAGAGCCTTCGTCACCGACCTCGCCGAGGAGTACACCGACCGGGACGTGACGGTCCACGTCAACACGGCCGACGACTACGACGCCGAGTCGATCTATCTCACAACGACCGGGACCAGCGCCGAGCAGGGCGACGACGGCTCCGTCGGGCGCGGGAACCGCGCGAACGGCCTCATCACGCCGAACCGCCCGATGAGCATGGAGGCGACATCCGGGAAGAACCCTGTCAACCACATCGGGAAGATCTACAATCTCCTCTCGACGGAGATCGCACAGTCTGTCGCGAGCGAGGTCGACGGTATCCGACAGGTCCAGATGCGTCTGCTCTCACAGATCGGGTCACCGATTGACGAGCCCCACGTCGCTGACGCGACAGTCGTCACCGAAGACGGCGTCGCGGTCGGCGACGTCGAATCAGACATTCAGGCCACAATCGACGCTGAACTAGCCGATGTGACCGACGTCACGCGACAGGTCATCGAGGGCAACCTCTCGACGTTCTGA
- a CDS encoding UPF0058 family protein — protein MKKQELIHLHSLLAQVQHHYEHEADTSVEHDLYADLGVKPTSIHKSKTDHKEAVFALASGLTETMAEEADEPQALTAD, from the coding sequence ATGAAGAAGCAAGAACTCATTCACCTTCACAGTCTTCTCGCACAGGTACAACACCACTACGAGCACGAAGCAGACACAAGCGTCGAGCACGATTTGTACGCTGATCTCGGTGTTAAACCGACATCGATCCACAAATCGAAGACAGACCACAAGGAAGCGGTGTTTGCGCTTGCTTCCGGACTGACGGAGACGATGGCCGAAGAAGCCGACGAGCCACAGGCCCTGACTGCTGACTGA
- a CDS encoding type II secretion system F family protein, translating to MSLDTPSQQQVGSGGALGDTFYPAYQMVFDDEGDFVSSVENKLAEARMADNVEMFLARALAVGVIAGLALWLVGTFLGYLLVQLLFAGGEAPTLIGIPVSESVSEILAVLKLPFLVIVTGLVFGAIGFGIGFGSLVSIPYFRASAREREINVLLSDSISFMYALSVGGLNQLEILQSMGKAEDTYGEVAKEFQSIVLETEYFDTDYRTAVRNQALQTPSDELSQFLTDMLSIINSGGDMTSFLEDQKEKHMRTARQEQEKMLETLELFGEMYMTLSLFPLLLIIILVIMSMMGNAQKSLIYGTVYGLIPLTGLGFLVLVSTVTQDSIGDGYLRSSPGEKELVVDEGVGVFNLGLIESYTGTYSVFDRIKSREGTHELLAILTRPDLFFRDHPLLVLWLTVPLSILAIVAAIVIGWAPLSLDGMIAVPVRSTFFWVYVPMYINFIPLMIFYEWNQRSRKAIIGKLSENLRKLASANDTGMTLLESVKVVSETSSGKLSEEFETIHAKVNYGTSLKDALREFNNKYNVPRLARTVKLIAEAQEASSQIQDVLSTAAQASENQDDIERERKSRTRMQTVIILMTYLTLLGVMALLKTQFLDVMSGLATQASGSSSSSAPGGGFGGSVDTELLSMLFFHAVTLQALLSSFIAGYIREVKLVAGVKFAVVLSTIALVVWIAVG from the coding sequence ATGAGCCTCGATACACCGAGTCAGCAACAGGTGGGCAGCGGCGGTGCGCTCGGTGACACGTTCTACCCTGCGTACCAGATGGTGTTCGACGACGAGGGGGACTTCGTCAGCAGCGTCGAGAACAAGCTCGCGGAGGCCCGGATGGCCGACAACGTTGAAATGTTCCTCGCACGCGCACTCGCGGTCGGCGTCATTGCGGGACTCGCGCTGTGGCTCGTCGGCACGTTCCTCGGGTATCTGCTGGTCCAGTTGCTGTTTGCCGGTGGAGAAGCGCCGACGCTTATCGGGATTCCAGTGTCCGAAAGCGTCTCAGAGATTCTCGCCGTACTGAAACTCCCCTTCCTCGTCATCGTGACTGGCCTCGTCTTCGGTGCCATCGGGTTTGGTATCGGGTTCGGGTCGCTGGTCTCGATTCCGTACTTCCGTGCGAGCGCGCGCGAGCGCGAGATTAATGTTCTGTTGTCCGACTCGATTTCTTTTATGTATGCGCTGTCCGTGGGCGGGCTCAATCAACTCGAAATCCTGCAGTCGATGGGGAAGGCCGAAGACACGTACGGCGAGGTCGCAAAGGAGTTCCAGTCCATCGTGCTGGAGACGGAGTATTTCGACACTGACTACCGGACCGCCGTCCGTAACCAAGCGCTCCAGACGCCGTCTGACGAACTGTCGCAGTTCCTGACTGATATGCTCTCTATCATCAACTCCGGCGGTGACATGACCTCCTTCCTTGAAGACCAGAAGGAAAAACACATGCGGACCGCCCGACAGGAACAGGAGAAGATGCTGGAGACGCTGGAGTTGTTCGGCGAGATGTACATGACGCTCTCGCTGTTCCCACTGCTTCTCATCATCATTCTGGTCATCATGTCGATGATGGGGAACGCCCAGAAGTCACTTATTTACGGCACCGTGTACGGGCTGATTCCCCTGACCGGCCTCGGTTTTCTCGTCCTCGTCTCGACTGTCACGCAGGACTCCATTGGGGACGGGTATCTGCGTTCGAGCCCCGGTGAGAAGGAGCTCGTCGTCGACGAGGGTGTCGGCGTGTTCAACCTCGGGCTCATCGAGAGCTACACGGGGACCTACAGCGTCTTCGACCGGATCAAGAGCCGGGAGGGGACCCACGAACTCCTCGCGATCCTCACACGGCCCGACCTGTTCTTCCGTGACCACCCGCTGTTGGTGCTGTGGCTGACGGTCCCGCTGTCGATTCTCGCCATCGTCGCAGCTATCGTCATCGGTTGGGCCCCGTTATCTTTGGATGGGATGATTGCAGTCCCGGTTCGCTCGACGTTTTTCTGGGTGTACGTCCCGATGTACATCAACTTCATCCCACTGATGATCTTCTACGAGTGGAACCAGCGTTCACGGAAAGCTATCATCGGGAAACTCTCCGAGAACCTCCGCAAACTTGCATCCGCCAACGACACCGGCATGACGTTGCTAGAGTCCGTCAAGGTGGTCTCGGAAACGTCCTCCGGAAAGCTCTCCGAGGAGTTCGAGACCATCCACGCAAAGGTCAACTACGGGACGAGCCTGAAAGACGCGCTCCGGGAATTTAACAACAAGTACAACGTCCCGCGACTGGCGCGGACGGTCAAGCTTATCGCGGAGGCACAGGAGGCCTCCAGCCAGATTCAGGACGTGCTCTCGACGGCCGCTCAGGCCTCGGAGAATCAGGACGACATCGAACGGGAGCGTAAATCCCGGACGCGGATGCAGACGGTCATCATCTTGATGACGTACCTGACGTTGCTGGGCGTGATGGCGTTGCTGAAGACGCAGTTCCTCGATGTGATGTCGGGGCTGGCGACGCAGGCCTCCGGGTCGAGCAGTTCGAGCGCGCCCGGTGGCGGCTTCGGGGGCAGCGTCGACACGGAGCTGCTGTCGATGCTGTTCTTCCACGCGGTGACGCTGCAGGCGCTGCTGTCGTCGTTCATCGCCGGATACATTCGGGAAGTGAAACTCGTTGCCGGCGTGAAGTTCGCCGTCGTCCTGTCGACGATTGCACTGGTGGTGTGGATCGCCGTGGGATAA